Proteins co-encoded in one Pseudophryne corroboree isolate aPseCor3 chromosome 1, aPseCor3.hap2, whole genome shotgun sequence genomic window:
- the LOC135062039 gene encoding zinc finger protein 862-like, whose product MPTLKRKVKEHERKTKEIGKKCLKINQMFSGKKKKINAAELDPVPSTSDPVPSTSDPVPSTSDPVPTDNQCTSQDNSLATVNTNCSNVDDSVSTSCNVIVNENTIDVHSQSSISLANCSQNLECDTSPPIILDDDLSEERCSSNEDTDIINDIGVSASPKKKSKHKVGFQIKWKREFPWLSCKKNGERESLLCKLCLKHLLNDTKYNKSPWMNSGMSTVRRDKIKEHSVSEMHKAAMQTEIIGCNAEASQNRKNRPESEEFKAVECAMKCLDFLIQHNIPHTTVFKPFVVFCIEELKSPVLAPLNKSKNASYTSYQTINEFVNSMASVQREKVILSLQKSPSFSVMSDETTDVSNRKHLATAAKYIKDGEVSVSFINDTEIPDGKSETIFNALSQTIEDCGGFEKLVGFGSDGASSMVGHRDGVAAKLKAKNNKIISIHCHNHRLALATKNTFESLNPFLKMDEVLTSIYKYYKYSSVRSKTLEEIQRVFTKCKGTKIKKASHTRWLSHENAINSIRINYHSIIVDLENAVVTGQSRTTSGVSGPTAEGLLKHLKNFHFFQLIHFLCDVLSLLSKLVLIFERRDIDLSTIHSNVSITLGALKNLKRKPGGQFCRNLENAARKIGIQAPIAAENCKFEEDARCFLDLLVQNISERMHNIAILDHLSVLDMRHLNADKGVGFYGVAEMAQLADFYQLDEDLLLSEWEDFKSVFLQTEEENSDNERLSMVNVYKTLEKSEDTIGVAFPLIQKLVSVGCVLPLSTAEVERTFSQVKLILTDHRNRLKVENVNSILAIKLNGKVNYREAVKHWMKKQRRIFSCRPHTAGHRPHSTIRNTCTVDCEQQPRTTHIN is encoded by the exons atGCCTACTCTTAAAAGGAAAGTGAAAGAACATGAAAGAAAAACCAAGGAAATaggcaaaaaatgtttgaaaaTCAATCAAATGTTTTCAGGAAAAAAGAAG aaaataaatgcagcagagttagatcctgtacccagcacctctgatcctgtacccagcacctctgatcctgtacccagcacctctgatcctgtacccacAGATAATCAATGCACTTCCCAAGATAATTCACTGGCCACAGTTAACACAAATTGCAGCAATGTAGATGACTCGGTATCGACGTCATGTAATGTCATTGTTAATGAAAACACCATAGATGTGCATTCTCAATCCTCCATCTCTCTTGCCAACTGTTCTCAGAATTTAGAGTGTGACACCTCACCCCCTATTATTTTGGATGATGACCTATCTGAAGAAAGGTGCTCTTCTAATGAAGATACAGATATAATAAATGACATTGGGGTTAGTGCTTCTCCAAAAAAAAAGTCAAAACATAAAGTTGGTTTCCAAATAAAATGGAAAAGAGAGTTTCCGTGGCTTAGttgtaaaaaaaatggtgaaagagAATCTCTACTCTGCAAGCTGTGTTTAAAACATCTGTTGAACGACACAAAATACAACAAATCTCCATGGATGAATAGTGGGATGAGCACAGTAAGGCGCGATAAAATTAAGGAGCATTCTGTTTCCGAGATGCACAAGGCAGCAATGCAAACTGAAATAATCGGTTGTAATGCTGAGGCTTCACAGAACAGAAAAAATAGACCAGAGTCAGAGGAATTCAAAGCTGTGGAATGTGCTATGAAGTGCCTGGATTTTCTAATCCAGCATAATATACCACATACAACTGTTTTTAAACCATTTGTTGTTTTCTGTATAGAAGAATTAAAGTCTCCAGTTTTAGCCCCTCTGAACAAATCTAAAAATGCCTCATATACAAGCTACCAAACAATCAACGAATTTGTTAATTCGATGGCCAGTGTTCAAAGAGAGAAAGTTATCTTGTCTTTACAGAAGAGTCCATCATTTTCAGTTATGTCAGATGAAACTACTGATGTCAGCAACAGAAAACACTTGGCAACTGCtgcaaaatatataaaagatgGAGAAGTCAGTGTGTCCTTTATTAATGATACAGAAATTCCAGATGGAAAATCAGAAACTATTTTCAATGCTCTTTCACAGACTATAGAAGACTGTGGAGGGTTTGAGAAATTAGTAGGCTTTGGAAGTGACGGCGCCAGTTCAATGGTTGGTCACCGTGATGGAGTAGCAGCCAAACTAAAGGCCAAAAATAATAAGATTATTTCAATACATTGTCACAATCATCGTTTAGCTCTTGCAACAAAAAATACATTTGAATCTTTGAATCCTTTCCTGAAAATGGATGAAGTATTAACAAGTATTTACAAATACTATAAATACAGCTCTGTGAGGAGCAAAACTTTGGAAGAAATACAAAGAGTATTTACTAAATGTAAGGGAACAAAAATAAAAAAGGCTAGCCACACAAGATGGCTATCACATGAAAATGCTATTAATTCAATAAGAATTAATTATCATTCGATCATTGTCGATTTGGAAAATGCTGTTGTAACTGGACAGTCAAGGACTACAAGTGGTGTGAGTGGGCCAACTGCTGAAGGACTTCTCAAACATctgaaaaattttcatttttttcaattaATTCACTTTCTTTGTGATGTACTGAGCCTGCTTTCCAAATTAGTTTTAATCTTTGAAAGAAGAGATATTGACTTGTCTACAATACACAGCAATGTTTCCATTACGCTTGGTGCTTTGAAAAATTTAAAGCGTAAGCCTGGGggtcagttttgcaggaacctggAAAATGCTGCAAGAAAAATAGGAATTCAGGCTCCTATAGCAGCAGAAAATTGTAAGTTTGAAGAAGATGCAAGGTGTTTTCTAGATCTATTGGTCCAAAACATTTCAGAGAGGATGCATAATATAGCTATACTTGATCATCTAAGTGTCTTAGATATGAGGCATCTTAATGCAGACAAAGGTGTGGGATTTTATGGTGTGGCCGAAATGGCACAGCTTGCTGATTTTTATCAACTGGACGAAGATCTTCTGTTATCAGAATGGGAAGACTTTAAATCTGTATTCTTACAAACGGAAGAAGAAAATTCTGATAATGAAAGATTGTCCATGGTCAACGTGTACAAGACTTTAGAAAAATCTGAAGACACAATTGGCGTAGCATTTCCTCTAATTCAGAAACTTGTTTCAGTTGGCTGTGTTCTACCACTCTCAACTGCTGAAGTTGAAAGAACTTTTTCGCAAGTTAAATTAATCTTAACAGATCACAGAAACCGTCTCAAGGTGGAAAATGTCAACAGCATATTAGCCATTAAGCTAAATGGCAAGGTAAACTACAGAGAGGCGGTAAAGCACTGGATGAAAAAGCAAAGAAGAATATTTTCTTGTAGACCACACACAGCTGGCCACCGACCACACTCTACAATCAGAAACACCTGTACTGTAGATTGTGAGCAACAACCAAGGACAACGCACATAAACTGA